tctactaaattttcactattttcagcttttttaagcatggtcagctatccccattcaggatttcagcattctcactgctgtttcgcaggaacagccgtttctagttctACAtaacattaagtcatttagcagacgcccgtatccagagcgacttacagtaagtacagggacatgctacactttctttttgtattttgaattgcacatgagcagcaacaaatgtaggctatgcttttaaatctatgcaatcttcataaataataagtaagcatttttatataaaatatacagaaatgtcagttgtaaaaattacagttaataaactgACCCATCttcaaccgatgcaagcacaccctacaatttccccagaaattgtaccctctcttcGTTAAGATACAACTAATCAAAGAAAAAAGAAGCCTCATTTTCAGCCTCATGAGCATTGACAACAGGAAAGAGACATGTTTGAACCAGTCTGGAGGGATGACATCACAAATATTAACACTACTTGGCATATGTTTAAATTCCTTTCTTGCCTTGACTTTTTCATGATTATTTTCAAAAGCCAGTTAATCATATGTTATGGATCTAAAAATGTCACTCAAACTAAGACTTTCCTCCCTGAGGCCATTGCATTCCCTCTTGTATCTTTCAATCAGCCTTGCATGATGTGTTGTCACACTGTTGTAGTTCCTCCTCAGCAGGCTCAGTTTCTGGCACTTAGGATAAATTGAGCATCCATAACATTTTGCTCTTCCACATTTCCTTTTCTGCATTCTGCAGTGCTGCTCATACCTTTCCATGTCATgctcctttttcctttttttggtggctggtgtgtgggAGAAGATCCATGGGACCCAGTAAGGGGACAGCAGGTCATCCAATCTGGCACCTATCCAAAATCAAGAGGCTAAATGTTAATTACATAAGATTTGATTGACCATTCCAATGATGCAGTCCTATACTGCATTCTCATTCAATTGTGCAAACATTtctacaatgtttttttttataacattgGGCCTCTGGAGGTAGATTTGTGTCTTTATGTTGAGTGCAAAACTTTTTGCATTGCAAACAAACAATACAATATGCAAACGAGAGCTTTAAAGTTTTTAAATGACCAGAAAAAATGTATTCCATCAAATATTACCTAATAAAGATTAAACAAAATGCATGTCAATCAAACGTAAATATATTTCAAGCACCAAAACTGCTTTTTAAAGTTTGAGAGCAAAGAAAATGAACATCTGCACACAAAAACGACTTCCATTTAACAGCATTTAACTCCTTTGGTCAGGTCAGGCTGTCTTATGGTTTGCTCTTGGCGCCATTTAATTTTTGTTATGACCATTTGTGTCTTATTGTCGAGTGCAAAACCTTTTGCATTGCAAAAAGAAAGTAAATTTTTGCTGAATTTCACCACTTTTGCTTTGGTTGACATTTTCTGTAGGACTTCGGTTGCTAAGTGTTGTTAATTATTGCTAATTGCTTGCTAATACTTGAGTCTCTTTTTTgggttgagttttttttttatagattcAACATCATATAAAAATAAAGCTTTTATTAAACTGTCATGAAGCCATTTTCAATTTGAAAACCACAGGCTCATTGGCAGTGGTATTAAAGAAAAGCTGTCAAATAATTAAATCATTTTTAGACATGCCAGTAACATACACATTTTAACTTACAGTTGACAGGTCTGTGGGCTGTATTTATACATATTGCCATATGTATGTATGACAAGACCTTTGTGAAAACACAATGTTCACGTGACATTTCAAACATCCCCACAAAAGCTTTTCACTTGCAATCTTGATATATAGTATTACGAAAGATACATTATCTAAAAGATGTAAACCTTGTTCTGAAATTCAAAAATAAACAGGGTGAACACTATCATTAACCATAGATAATGACCCTGCTGAAATAATTCTGTCCTCACACAAACAACTTTTAAAGCCGATTTGAACTTTCTGCACATATTCAGTGTATATTTGTtacaacaataacaaaacaaatagCAAAAAAACATACAACAAATTACAAACATGGTTAAGAATATATTATTTACAATACATCCACAAGTCGCTTTGGCCACATGGAATATATTTAACAATCAAGGCACAAATTGATCCCTTGATAGACCAGCTACAATCCAGACAAAATAAATTACTTATTCATTTGCTACACTCTTACATTCAATCTTTAAAGAATATGTGCCTTTTTTACACCTTACGCATATCGCATAAGACGAGACAttaaacaagctatctcaaatgCGGCAGCATATCTGGCATTCCACTTGAACAGTCACAGGCTTGTCAGCAAAAACAATGCATTATAAAGTACTCTGAAATAGTAAAAGGCAATATTAGCGTTTCCATAAAGTCAGAAATACACATTCCGCAAGTCCTTTCTAAGGGCATGAGGGCCACAATTCCAAAACAAGCTCCTTTGGTTATCCCCTATAATTCACAGTCAGTAAATATGTGCACATTTCAGAGGCTGTAAACTTTATACATACATGTATGAGGCTTTTGCAAAAAAAATCTTATACTCCTGTCCACTGAGACTGCTATAAGATTGCAAATGGATACAAATCATATCCattaaaattacattttgcAAAGTGGCCCTAAAAAGGAATGCTGGATTTCTAAATTGGCCTCCCTTTAACCACAAAGCCCACACAACTATGCATGCTGACCTAAAGAGCCAAGAAAGGGACTGCCTCTCCAAAATAGACCACATTCTGTCTGTACCTCAGTGTAGTGACAATGAGTGCTCAACTGTCACCTGCTCAGAGACTACAAATGACAGCCAGTTGGGCTGTACCATTAGCAACATAATGTATGGGGATGCATGGGTTAATGAAGCAACTCCATATCCAACCCTTTCCCCTTTAATAAAAGTAGAGTTGATTCAGTCCTCAGTGTCAGGCTGGACTCCCAGCATGATATGGAGCTCCTCAGCAGAGTAGCCCAGAAGGTTGTGCAGATCGCATACAAAGCGGTAGACATAACGTTTTCCCGAGGTCTTGTGGATAATGTGCTTGTCATAGTAGTAACGTAAGCCACGGCTCAACTTCTCGTAGTTCATCTTAGGTTTGTTTTTCCTTCGGCCCCAGCGACGAgcaacctggaggagaggagaaggaagggtcAAACAACACAATTTGTTTGGTCTGGTTAACTTGGGACATTTGAATTACTCCATCTAGTTAGGTGTACTACAAGAAACGGTTTATCAATGCATAAAAGACAGGAGAAACTCACCTCATCTGGGTCAATAAGTTTGAACTCCCAGCCATCTCCTGTCCAGCTAATGATGGACTGGCAGCTTTTGTCTGTCAAGAGCTCCAAGAGGAACTGCCAAAGTTGGATGGGACCACTTCCTATAAAAGAGACATGGTCAGAGGGTCAAAACGTGTTCAATTAGGTGTGTGATTAGGCAGGAAGATTTAATCAACCAAACTGTGTGAAAATGTCAAACTGAATCTAACAGAGAAACATATTGCAAGTTGGCAACTGGAGGCCTGAGGGTATTGGGATGGAATCCATTCCAATTGATGAGAATAATGGTAAATTTAAATcattaataattaaaataatctggctCGTGAACTCACCAGTGAACCCTGCCAGGACGGCAGCTGGTATCACAGGCTTGCCCAGTTCCACCGGCTCATTCTTCTCTTGAATGTAGTCTTTGAAGGACAGGCCCTGCTTTCCCAGACTCAGGGGCGTGTTGTTGTACTCATCGTCAAAGCTGTCCTGAGATGGGACCCGCTGGGTGTCCGCCAGAGACGAATGACTACCCCAGGAGCGCAGCCCCTCGAAGCTGTCCACACTCTCCAAGGAACTCTGGTCTTTAGACAAGACTGCAGGGACAAACAGAAGCAACGTTTAATAGCAGgctaataaaaacacattttaagtgTAAGCAAGCCAATAGTATGATTAAGAAGCATTGCTGACATGTGTACAGGCAACTTGTAAACAGGTATAAAAGAGTCATTCTCTAACAACTTGCTAACTGTAAACTTATAAAAAACTTGGCCTACTCACAAGATTTGGGAGTAGCGCTTGTCGTGGAGTATTCGGGGCTCCTAGTGATGTAGCTAACATTGACAGTGCTCAGCTGAGGCTTTGAGAACATGGAGAACTCCTGGTCTTGGAGCAACACGGGCGTCTTATCAGTATTCTCAAACAGTTCCCTCAGAAGACTGCCCGTGCACTCAGGCACCCGCATGGCACACTTGGTAAAGCCTGTGGAGGGCAAAACAGTAATATATGAAccaatttaaaatgtatttatgatGTTATTTTTGAAGTGGAAGGTAAATAGCTTTTTTCATTTTGGCTTTGTGGACAGCTGTTTTTCATTTTCTGTTGATTTTGTAGTGTAGTGTATCGTGTTTACTTACCAGCAGAGCTCATCCAGTTATTAACTGATGGGACAATACTGCTGATAGTTTTACAATAATCTTTTTCCTGGCAGTCTGAAGTGAAGTGAAGAAAATATGATTTGTAAGTTATCTACATCAAGGTAACTAGTGCATATGGGTATTTTACATTTGAAGTGTTTCATATACAGATAGACcaaaacatacaaacaaaccaGGATTCATTCCTGTTTTTACCTTTCATCATCTGTTCCAGGTGCTCCCACAGGATGTCACCAACGAAGTCGGGAGCTAGCTCCAGGAAATTTTCCTTGCCCAGGTCACACAGCTCCTGACCATTCATGTCAAACTTGAAGAAGTTGACATTGGCCAGACTGAACTCACTGGCTGCCCAATGGAGCCACTGAAGTACATGTTGCTTGGTCCACTTGCGAGGGTCTGAGAGGTATAAGATATTTAGATAAATGACTAGATTAAATTCTGTGATGACATACCTAcctaaatacaaatacattttgggtGGAGAAATGACTTTCACAACAGTGAAACACAAGAATACATTGTAAAAGTATAATTATTTCAATTGAAtcctaaataaaaataaaactgaTGCAAAACAATATGCTTGACACAGTAGAAaccataaaaaaatattttattttataaaattAACACAATGGAAATAAGCACAATGCGAGCCCTTTATATCAACTGGAAATACTATGTTCAGAGAGATATAGCGGAGAAAAGAAAGGTTATCATATTATGGAAAAACAGGTGAGGAGGTGACTCACTGTTGGAGATTCCGCAGCAGCCCTGCACCTTGGAGAATCCACTGAAACTGTCCTTGAGTGCCTGACTCATCACTGCCTTGCTGCATGGGGTCAACAGAGGCACAGAGCAGGGGCCAAGGTCTGGGAGAGGACCAAAGCAAATGTAAGTTTGTTCAGAAATAAACGTGTTATCTCAACTGGCATTGTTTTAAATGTGGCACTGTATTTACTGTGACACAGACGTTCAACTGGAATAAATACCATTCTACTAAGAGTAATAGGACTTTATCaaatcatttaaaaaatctGTATTACCTCTAGACTCAACGAGAACATAGCCATTGTATTATCTCACATATGTATCATAGTATCATAAGTGTCTGCTAATCATTGACCCTTGATATGCCATAGACTTTGTGTACACAATGTCTGGTGAGTAACTGACTAATAAATGACTAGTCCAAGTTATAAAGTGTTTTGGTTTGGCCTGGGGTGATAAGTGTATGGTGTCATAAGGGTGACATGGCGTTAGATACTAAGGTAGGGGGTGTGCTACCGTGTGTGAGGGAGTCCATCCCAGAAGGAACCTCCTGGAGTGATTGGTCTTCATCTGAAGGCAGGAAGTACCCCGAGAACAGGGACATGGGGTCGTCAAACAGGTCAAATGCTGTCTGTCGCTGTGGATGGAAAAaagcagaaaaacaaaacaaatggggTTTGTTTTTAAAAGGCTTTAAAGGCATCCTTTTACAAAAATGTACTCTAACTTTACCATATACTTCAGACATGTATAACCCCGTCCTGATGACCAGTTGTCAAAATAAGCCACAAACATATCCACATCACTTGTGAAAACCTCATTCACCTCTTCAGGGTCACACCACTGTTATCCTAGATAAAGGCAAAAGATAACCAAACAGGcgcggagaaaaaaaaaaacgtgggcACTCCCTTTCTTTAGAAGTAATCTGTCATTGCTAGTCAAACACTTAAGTCCTTTCTCATTCCACTCTGCCAGCCCTGGCCGTGAACCGCTGGGAAGAGGACGCCCAAATATGGTCTTTCCTGTTCTGTAGACGCTCTCAAAGCTTCCCTTGAGGCAGCTGGCAGCGTTTCAGTGCAGAGGGTTCATGACACAGCGTGGGCGtcgtcttgaagaagaaaaaaaaaagcattctcTCTTGTACTCCATCGCCTTCCCTtcaccctctatccctccctctttaaATCAGGTTAAGCAAACCAGTCTCTTCTTTAAAATTCGATTAACCAAGAGGGAGACATTTTtagaacagctttctctttccttctgctctgtcctgtctctgtgtgtaacaTACTCATGTTCTTGACATATTCCAGGTTTGAGCCTCACAATAAACTTTTTAGAGATAATTGAGATTTGAATTAAGTAAAAATAATCACGTTTCATTGGATACAACTTTCTGCTCAGTGAATACAAAACTAACAATTGAACTGAAATTGGCTCCAACAGTGCATGTGACAGTCCGGTGACAAGTCAGTGTGACAGAGTAGCAAAAGGTTCAATAAATGTAGCCCTCAAGGTTTGAAagctgctcgctctctctgttgCCAAGGGGACTAATTGAATTAGATGGAGTATAAGAGGAACATACTGAGACTGTACTCATTCTATATCAAATGCTTTGTCAAATTTAGTCAGTCATCTTTGACAGTCTTGCTAAATCTTGTTTTCATGTTTTAGTCAATGTCAAATGTGTTCCAATTCAATGTACATATTGATAACTATCGGAAGTCACTGCAGCCATTAAATATTGGTTTGTTTCCAACGGCACTCTGTTTGAAGGACACAGCTTGTCTATGGATTTGGGGTACAGCAACATGGACATAATACTACAACTCTACTATTAATAATGAACTTGTCATACAACAGTTGAGTGAAAGTACATATCTGGCTTAAGCCTGGTTAGGTTGCGATTCTTCAACTTGGTTGACGACTGGGCTCACCTTGAGGCTTGAGCGGAAGCCACTTGACAAGGGGGCTACCTGGTCCATGCTGAGGTCACACATCAGGAATCTAGAGGTGCATTCAACAGACAGACCTGATTAGTATTTCATGCTGAATGTAacaatgatgacatcacagatggtaatatacatttacatttagcagacgctcttatccagagcgacttacagtaagtacagggacattcccccgaggcaagtagggtgaagtgccttgcccaaggacacaacgtcatttgacacggccgggaatcgaaccagcgaccttctgattactagcccaattctctaactgctcagccacctgactccacctgaatATAGCTAAGTGTGACATGAAATTTCATGAGATATCCAGGTATGACATGGTCTCTCTATAATGTATCCATTGTCATTCCAGTTTTAGTTATTCAGTAACCTAATCTGATTTAACATGAGGCACGTTAATGTACATAGTCTTACTTTCCAGATAATATTTTCAAGTCAAGaatgaacacattttatatttcaCACTATTTCTTATTACCTTGTGCCATTATACACATTCATTATGttgttgtagcctacatcaaatTGTTGGGTCGATTAAAAAACATTTATGATTATATTACAGCTACAGATAAGACGCCTAATTCCCTCATTGGTCATTGGTCACAAGTTTAATGGATCCCCGAAATGACCCAACATACATCGTCACTGGTGGGTGGTCCTTCACTATTATATTAACACCCAAAAATCCAATGTGTTCGACATAGATGATCCAAATACCCCAAATTACATTTGTAAAATGTAGTGCTAAGTCTTTCATGAAAAGCTTGATTctgtaatataatatttgcttCCAATAAGATGTTGTGGTAGGCTAATATGTGTAGAAGTATAATGTTTAcccgcatatatatatatatatttcatagGTTAAAATCCTGAACATGCATGAAAACCAAACCCGCCAATCGCATTTTTATACGAGCATACTTCAGTAAAACGCAAGGCCGACCAACAGCGAGTAACCGTGTCGAAATCAGAAACCTACCTGTTGAACTGATCGACTGCTTCAAATATACACACGGACAGGCAATTTAGGCTTCTTTGTAATCCTTTAGGTTTTGGAAATATCGGCTGTGATCTTGTGTTGTTTTATTCCCTTTCCCAAACTACTGCAAAATCAAAATAATCCAGTTTTATATCCTTGTGTTTATGTTTTGACTATGTGTACGTCTATGGAGTGTCTTGATAACTAAAAAGTGAGGTAAGGCAGGGTTTTTTGCTCTTTTCATAGTGTGTTGAGACGTCGTTGGTAGGCGGGGCGAGCAATAGCCCACGCCCTTCTGTGTTTCATCACGCACAGTGGAAAATACATTGTATTCAATATGCGAAAACGACTCATCCATTTGTAAACATACTCTTTATGTGCGTGTATCAAACACTATATATTCTGCAACAGAAGCAAACAGAGCAGCTGGGAGTCACGACACCTATGATGAGGTGATCAATCATAAcaataaaaactagagagggtacaatttctgggtaatttgtagggtgtgcttgcttgcgtcggttgcagaggggtccgttttttaatgacatgtttacaactgatatttctgtatatttgatattaaatgcatacttattatttataaagattacatagatttaaaagcataatttttctgctgctcatttacaagtcaaaatactaagagtgaagtgtagaattaaatagttctcttctcatttcccctgcaagaggaaATTTTGATAGGCTATATACagtagcagcctcatagttgaatcaaaacgaataggCAAAACGGTGTAaacatttacctaatctctatgacttaaacgtccttttaaagatcctgtaaagtggaattaaaaacgagtttcaagttcaccacaccacaaaataatatgttattaactacccatccaaattcgaatgaaaaaaaaacaccgacaagtatgttaaattaggctttgaaagcgtaagaaaatcagcagtcttctctgttcgacactgggggggcgtgtcgcctgaaggagctgaagcttggccccctcgctggaaggcgccgcctctctcaagtaagctacctacgaacctaatggacgctacgtcaagccgaacaaaacagtatagaattagaatgtatttgttcaatgagtgaaacatacagatgcatataaatgaaatattcccctgagctgtaacacaagagtaaacatttacagcagagacagcagacagtgagctctccaactacttctagcacattagctaccatttccccaaaataccatcattctacaccgagtagcctaatatcaagttagcggtttgcactaattatagcagagatacctctggaaaagttatctagtataattataacaagcacacagaactgagtgatgaactgcaggcggcggtggatggtccaggtgagaccggaggatgaacggccgggggggcaatgctcggtacggctccgcgctgcaagagaagccgtgtgttggtgaaccccgtctgtctctggtccatgttaaaactgtccgccgtgaaatggtcagtgcagaggcggctgttggagtttatccaaagctttccatgagcgtggctcttcacaatctatccacctatttttcctttcattatcaacagggaacttaaatggcgttgcagcgcagctggagttcttgcatccagggaagatgcagttgcgggtggtgggagacatcctgaagctagctagctagctgatgtaagctacaataacagtacagcaggaggagacattcagtgatctgatgtagatggggcgaaatgacgtagatagggcattttttggctccgcccattaaaacctgatctgaaaacggaagagaaactgttcttcggtctaactccacatttcagtgcgacaaagttttagcgctttgcacatgctttcaggaactcatttcatacgtatataatgtacttagtttttcccttctcgtgatattttcaggcatttagcctactcatacggcattcatttattaataaagaaccccctctgAAACTTATTCTAGcaacaacgttaccggcagtagctagctagtgctatctcagatggaattgcgattcaaacagtaccatctgctaactgaaaatatgcccacaaaaacgtaaataagctagacatttatttagggtGAAATCGCTAATTCATAAAAACcttactggtagcgatcattgtcagtaacaacgcaaaatgcgatccATGTGTGGAGATcatttaactagagagggtacaattttctggggaaattgtagggtgtgcttgcttgcagatgggtccgtttattaactgctatttttacaactacatttgttgctgctcatgtacaattcaaaataaaaaaaagtgaagtgtagcatgtccctgtacttactgtaaatcgctctggatacgggcgtctgctaaaatcaGGGCCGGATTAAGGCAATGGGCTTTAGGGGCTGCAGCCCTGGGCCTCGCGACCAGGGCTGCAGGACCTCAGGTTGCCCGATGTCGAGTGAGTCAACGGCACCGCGCATAACATTAGAAACATTCAGAGtgaaaacaaaaataatgtGAGAAAATGTCCGGTCAAAGAAAGCACGAGAATGTGGCCAAAATCCGCGATAGGACTGAGCTCGAATAGCTTCAGCGACTTTTtataatacaaaatggctgtcaatcaaaaggagatgcagtctttcgacagaccctccaatcatcacgcggaagcccagcgtccaggccagcccactcctccattcacccccagagatgTTGAG
This window of the Osmerus mordax isolate fOsmMor3 chromosome 19, fOsmMor3.pri, whole genome shotgun sequence genome carries:
- the ets2 gene encoding protein C-ets-2; this translates as MCDLSMDQVAPLSSGFRSSLKRQTAFDLFDDPMSLFSGYFLPSDEDQSLQEVPSGMDSLTHDLGPCSVPLLTPCSKAVMSQALKDSFSGFSKVQGCCGISNNPRKWTKQHVLQWLHWAASEFSLANVNFFKFDMNGQELCDLGKENFLELAPDFVGDILWEHLEQMMKDCQEKDYCKTISSIVPSVNNWMSSAGFTKCAMRVPECTGSLLRELFENTDKTPVLLQDQEFSMFSKPQLSTVNVSYITRSPEYSTTSATPKSFLSKDQSSLESVDSFEGLRSWGSHSSLADTQRVPSQDSFDDEYNNTPLSLGKQGLSFKDYIQEKNEPVELGKPVIPAAVLAGFTGSGPIQLWQFLLELLTDKSCQSIISWTGDGWEFKLIDPDEVARRWGRRKNKPKMNYEKLSRGLRYYYDKHIIHKTSGKRYVYRFVCDLHNLLGYSAEELHIMLGVQPDTED